One Sanguibacter keddieii DSM 10542 genomic window carries:
- a CDS encoding (Fe-S)-binding protein: MRIALAATCIADAMFPQAPQATVTLLERLGHEVVFPPKQTCCGQMHVNTGYYADALPVIKNHVETFAPVLDAEWDAVVVPSGSCTGSIRHQQAMVCRRAGQDALAATADAVAAKTYELSELLVDVLGVTDVGAHFPHRVTYHPTCHSLRMLHVGDKPLQLLRAVDGIDLVELPEAESCCGFGGTFSIKNSETSTAMLSDKMTHVKSTGAEVLTAGDYSCLMHIGGGLTRTRAGMRTMHLAEILASTRAEPTRPPAAAGAAPVEVSTR, from the coding sequence GTGCGCATCGCCCTCGCCGCCACCTGCATCGCCGACGCGATGTTCCCCCAGGCCCCGCAGGCCACCGTCACCCTCCTCGAGCGCCTCGGCCACGAGGTCGTGTTCCCGCCGAAGCAGACCTGCTGCGGCCAGATGCACGTCAACACCGGGTACTACGCCGACGCCCTCCCCGTCATCAAGAACCACGTCGAGACCTTCGCCCCCGTGCTCGACGCCGAGTGGGACGCGGTCGTCGTCCCGTCGGGATCCTGCACCGGGTCGATCCGGCACCAGCAGGCGATGGTCTGCCGTCGCGCCGGCCAGGACGCCCTCGCCGCCACGGCCGACGCGGTCGCCGCGAAGACCTACGAGCTCTCCGAGCTGCTCGTCGACGTCCTCGGCGTGACCGACGTCGGCGCGCACTTCCCGCACCGCGTCACCTACCACCCGACCTGCCACTCGCTGCGCATGCTGCACGTCGGCGACAAGCCGCTGCAGCTGCTGCGCGCCGTCGACGGCATCGACCTCGTCGAGCTGCCCGAGGCCGAGTCCTGCTGCGGGTTCGGCGGGACCTTCTCGATCAAGAACTCCGAGACCTCGACGGCGATGCTCAGCGACAAGATGACCCACGTGAAGTCGACCGGTGCGGAGGTCCTCACCGCCGGCGACTACTCCTGCCTCATGCACATCGGCGGCGGCCTCACCCGCACCCGTGCCGGCATGCGGACGATGCATCTCGCCGAGATCCTCGCGAGCACCCGCGCCGAGCCGACCCGGCCGCCAGCCGCGGCGGGCGCGGCGCCCGTGGAGGTGAGCACCCGATGA
- a CDS encoding FadR/GntR family transcriptional regulator yields MRTHERVLARIEADLSAGRWAVGERLPGERAMAEELGVSRPSVREALRVLEAMGIVRTAVGSGPDSGATVVNHPAAGLGSAVRLHLASGALPVHDVVELRVLLETWAVSSAARRTPAPSFDDAEALLDQMDAPGTSVEEFLELDTAFHVALAAASGNVLVEAVMLGLRGAIGAYVAEGTARLTDWPATAARLRSEHREVLRAVREGAAAEAGAAVAAHIDGFYREAGLERPGDAGGTAGPDGPGPADEVSARP; encoded by the coding sequence GTGAGAACTCACGAGCGTGTGCTGGCCCGCATCGAGGCGGACCTCTCCGCAGGTCGGTGGGCCGTGGGCGAGCGGCTTCCCGGCGAGCGGGCGATGGCCGAGGAGCTCGGCGTGTCCCGCCCGTCGGTGCGCGAGGCGCTGCGCGTGCTCGAGGCGATGGGGATCGTGCGGACCGCGGTCGGCTCAGGTCCGGACTCGGGTGCGACGGTCGTCAACCACCCTGCGGCAGGGCTCGGCTCTGCCGTGCGGCTGCACCTCGCCTCGGGCGCGCTGCCGGTCCACGACGTCGTCGAGCTGCGGGTGCTGCTCGAGACCTGGGCGGTCTCGAGCGCCGCGCGGCGGACCCCGGCGCCGTCCTTCGACGACGCCGAGGCGCTGCTCGACCAGATGGACGCCCCGGGGACGAGCGTCGAGGAGTTCCTCGAGCTCGACACCGCCTTCCACGTGGCCCTGGCCGCGGCGTCGGGGAACGTGCTCGTCGAGGCGGTCATGCTCGGGCTGCGCGGGGCCATCGGCGCCTACGTGGCCGAGGGCACCGCACGGCTGACCGACTGGCCGGCCACCGCGGCGCGGCTGCGCTCGGAGCACCGTGAGGTGCTCCGAGCGGTGCGCGAGGGCGCGGCGGCCGAGGCAGGTGCTGCCGTCGCGGCGCACATCGACGGCTTCTACCGCGAGGCGGGTCTCGAGCGACCCGGGGACGCCGGTGGCACGGCCGGACCAGACGGTCCCGGTCCGGCCGACGAGGTCAGTGCACGACCTTGA
- a CDS encoding tryptophan-rich sensory protein → MTTNRDLTRQISVLVLAVVAIFGAAWGAGAFGGTPTSEAADGALSASATPVAPGTTAFSIWSVIYVGLIAYAVWQALPSQRESARQRSMGWLAALSMLLNAGWLLVVQAGSVWASVVVMAALLTTLVMILERMRATPSSSLVETVLVDGTFGLYLGWVTVAAIANVAAAITTAEPGDLGLGSTGWGVVLVVVAALVAVAYAVHTRGRIAINLAMAWGLAWIAVARWEGPLEDSTVAPVAAGAAAVALLSAVVVRLRRRA, encoded by the coding sequence ATGACGACGAACCGTGACCTGACCCGGCAGATATCCGTCCTCGTGCTCGCGGTGGTCGCGATCTTCGGTGCCGCGTGGGGCGCCGGAGCCTTCGGCGGGACGCCGACCTCTGAGGCGGCCGACGGGGCGCTGTCCGCCAGCGCCACCCCGGTTGCCCCGGGCACCACGGCCTTCTCCATCTGGTCCGTCATCTACGTCGGGCTCATCGCCTACGCCGTCTGGCAGGCGCTCCCGTCGCAGCGCGAGTCCGCCCGTCAACGCTCGATGGGATGGCTCGCCGCGCTCTCCATGCTGCTCAACGCCGGGTGGCTGCTCGTGGTCCAGGCCGGGTCGGTGTGGGCGAGCGTCGTGGTCATGGCCGCGCTGCTCACCACTCTCGTCATGATCCTCGAGCGGATGCGCGCCACCCCGTCGTCCTCGCTCGTCGAGACCGTGCTGGTCGACGGGACCTTCGGGCTCTACCTCGGCTGGGTGACGGTCGCGGCCATCGCGAACGTCGCCGCCGCGATCACCACCGCCGAGCCGGGCGACCTCGGCCTCGGGTCAACCGGCTGGGGCGTCGTCCTCGTGGTGGTCGCCGCGCTCGTCGCCGTCGCCTACGCCGTGCACACGCGCGGCCGCATCGCCATCAACCTCGCCATGGCGTGGGGGCTCGCATGGATCGCCGTCGCGCGCTGGGAGGGTCCGCTCGAGGACTCGACCGTCGCGCCCGTCGCAGCAGGTGCAGCCGCGGTCGCGCTGCTCTCCGCCGTCGTCGTCCGGCTCCGCCGCCGGGCCTGA
- a CDS encoding uridine kinase family protein: MTAQDADGLFDLPPGTRRPSSRVVLMTGASGSGKSSLVRRLGLPSIQLDDFYHDHDHPDMPRRFGIADWDSPASWDADDALRTLVELCTTGHADLPIYDIPTSTRTGTTHADVTGARLIVAEGIFASELVDACRAEGILADAVCITRPRLVTFWFRLLRDLGESRKPPLTLVRRGWGLMRDEPGFVRRWTSQGCRAVRVAQAEKEIRALASA; this comes from the coding sequence GTGACTGCACAGGACGCCGACGGCCTCTTCGACCTCCCCCCGGGGACGCGCCGACCGTCCTCCCGCGTGGTGCTCATGACGGGCGCCTCGGGCTCCGGCAAGTCGAGCCTGGTGCGCCGGCTCGGGCTGCCGTCGATCCAGCTCGACGACTTCTACCACGACCACGACCACCCGGACATGCCCCGCAGGTTCGGCATCGCGGACTGGGACTCCCCCGCCAGCTGGGACGCCGACGACGCGCTGCGCACCCTCGTCGAGCTCTGCACCACGGGCCACGCCGACCTGCCGATCTACGACATCCCGACGTCGACCCGCACCGGGACCACGCACGCGGACGTCACCGGTGCGCGCCTGATCGTCGCCGAGGGGATCTTCGCCTCCGAGCTCGTCGACGCGTGCCGCGCCGAGGGGATCCTCGCGGACGCGGTCTGCATCACGCGCCCGCGCCTGGTCACCTTCTGGTTCCGCCTGCTGCGCGACCTCGGCGAGTCCCGCAAGCCGCCGCTCACCCTGGTCCGCCGCGGCTGGGGCCTCATGCGCGACGAGCCCGGCTTCGTCCGCCGCTGGACGTCCCAGGGCTGCCGGGCCGTCCGCGTCGCCCAGGCCGAGAAGGAGATCCGAGCGCTCGCGAGCGCGTGA
- the pgi gene encoding glucose-6-phosphate isomerase, protein MASYDLSGTAAWSALRDEHQTLAATTLRELFATDPERGTRLTADAVELHLDYSKNLVTDSTVEALVALADEAGLSEKIAAMFAGEHINLTEDRAVLHTALRLPRDASLVVDGQDVVADVHAVLDRMAEFSEKVRSGAWTGHSGKKITTVVNIGIGGSDLGPVMAYEALRDYADRGIECRFVSNIDPTDVFEKVHDVDFESTLFIVASKTFGTQETLTNARTARQWLVEAYQGDEAAVAKHFVAVSTNAERVADFGIDTANMFGFWDWVGGRYSFDSAVGLALMLSIGADGFRQMLDGFHQMDEHFRTTPFAQNVPVLMGLLNVWYNNFFGTGSHAVLPYSQYLNRFPAYLQQLTMESNGKSVRLDGTSVSDAVAGGAAGQTGEIFWGEPGTNGQHAFYQLLHQGTKMTPADFIGFALPNHDLGEMHDLFMSNFFAQTAALAFGKTAEEVAADGTPAEIVNHKVMPGNRPTSTILAEKLTPSVLGQLVALYEHITFTQSVVWGINAFDQWGVELGKVMANQLAPKLTSTEAPAKDSDGSTDALIERYRAFRGR, encoded by the coding sequence GTGGCTTCATACGACCTCTCCGGAACGGCTGCCTGGAGCGCGCTGCGCGACGAGCACCAGACCCTCGCCGCGACGACGCTCCGCGAGCTCTTCGCCACCGACCCGGAGCGCGGGACGCGCCTCACCGCGGACGCCGTCGAGCTGCACCTCGACTACTCCAAGAACCTCGTGACCGACTCGACCGTCGAGGCGCTCGTCGCGCTCGCGGACGAGGCCGGGCTGTCCGAGAAGATCGCCGCGATGTTCGCCGGCGAGCACATCAACCTCACCGAGGACCGCGCCGTGCTGCACACCGCGCTGCGCCTGCCGCGCGACGCGTCGCTGGTCGTCGACGGGCAGGACGTCGTCGCCGACGTGCACGCCGTCCTCGACCGCATGGCCGAGTTCTCCGAGAAGGTGCGCTCCGGCGCCTGGACCGGGCACTCGGGCAAGAAGATCACGACGGTCGTCAACATCGGCATCGGCGGCTCCGACCTCGGCCCCGTCATGGCCTACGAGGCGCTCCGCGACTACGCCGACCGCGGCATCGAGTGCCGCTTCGTGTCGAACATCGACCCGACCGACGTGTTCGAGAAGGTCCACGACGTCGACTTCGAGAGCACCCTGTTCATCGTCGCGTCCAAGACCTTCGGCACGCAGGAGACCCTGACGAACGCCCGGACCGCCCGCCAGTGGCTGGTCGAGGCGTACCAGGGCGACGAGGCCGCGGTGGCCAAGCACTTCGTGGCGGTCTCGACGAACGCCGAGCGCGTCGCCGACTTCGGCATCGACACGGCCAACATGTTCGGGTTCTGGGACTGGGTCGGCGGACGCTACTCCTTCGACTCCGCGGTGGGCCTCGCACTCATGCTGTCGATCGGTGCAGACGGCTTCCGCCAGATGCTCGACGGCTTCCACCAGATGGACGAGCACTTCCGCACCACGCCGTTCGCGCAGAACGTGCCCGTCCTCATGGGCCTGCTCAACGTCTGGTACAACAACTTCTTCGGCACCGGCAGCCACGCCGTCTTGCCGTACAGCCAGTACCTCAACCGGTTCCCGGCGTACCTGCAGCAGCTCACCATGGAGTCCAACGGCAAGTCCGTGCGCCTCGACGGGACGTCGGTCTCCGACGCCGTCGCGGGCGGCGCCGCAGGCCAGACCGGTGAGATCTTCTGGGGCGAGCCCGGCACCAACGGGCAGCACGCCTTCTACCAGCTGCTGCACCAGGGCACCAAGATGACGCCGGCCGACTTCATCGGCTTCGCGCTGCCCAACCACGACCTCGGCGAGATGCACGACCTCTTCATGTCGAACTTCTTCGCGCAGACCGCGGCGCTCGCCTTCGGCAAGACGGCCGAGGAGGTCGCGGCCGACGGCACGCCGGCCGAGATCGTGAACCACAAGGTCATGCCGGGCAACCGCCCCACGAGCACGATCCTCGCGGAGAAGCTCACGCCGTCGGTCCTCGGCCAGCTCGTGGCCCTCTACGAGCACATCACGTTCACGCAGTCCGTGGTCTGGGGCATCAACGCCTTCGACCAGTGGGGCGTCGAGCTCGGCAAGGTCATGGCCAACCAGCTCGCCCCCAAGCTCACCTCGACCGAGGCCCCGGCCAAGGACTCCGACGGGTCGACCGACGCGCTCATCGAGCGCTACCGGGCGTTCCGCGGGCGCTGA
- a CDS encoding DMT family transporter, with protein MAWIVLVISGVFEAVWATALGRSDGLSRLAPTVVFGAALVVSMAGLAYAMRELPTGTAYAVWVGIGAVGTVTYAMATGAEPASLVRILLLLGIVACVIGLKVVH; from the coding sequence ATGGCGTGGATCGTTCTTGTCATCTCTGGTGTCTTCGAGGCCGTGTGGGCGACAGCCCTCGGCCGCAGCGACGGGCTCAGCCGCCTGGCACCCACCGTCGTGTTCGGCGCGGCGCTGGTGGTCAGCATGGCCGGGCTCGCCTACGCGATGCGCGAGCTCCCGACCGGCACCGCCTACGCGGTCTGGGTCGGGATCGGCGCGGTCGGCACCGTCACCTACGCGATGGCGACGGGCGCCGAGCCTGCGTCGCTGGTGCGCATCCTGCTGCTGCTCGGCATCGTCGCCTGCGTCATCGGGCTCAAGGTCGTGCACTGA
- a CDS encoding LutC/YkgG family protein: protein MSAREEIMGRVRAALSDVTAGGGPVTTVEREYRTSGPLAVGSEGAVEMLVDRLVDYRATVHHASDDAAVAQVVAEIVAGLPGARSVVVPAGLERSWLSALPETVAVLEDSREEPMTALELDEVDAVVTASRVSVADTGTIVLDGEPDQGRRAVTLVPDVHVCVVRRDQVVETVPEGVAVLAEHPDRPQTWISGPSATSDIELSRVEGVHGPRTLHVVIAG, encoded by the coding sequence ATGAGCGCACGCGAGGAGATCATGGGGCGCGTGCGGGCGGCCCTCTCGGACGTCACCGCCGGCGGCGGACCCGTGACGACCGTCGAGCGCGAGTACCGTACGAGCGGCCCGCTGGCCGTCGGGTCCGAAGGGGCTGTCGAGATGCTCGTCGACCGCCTCGTCGACTACCGGGCGACCGTGCACCACGCCTCCGACGATGCGGCCGTGGCGCAGGTGGTCGCGGAGATCGTCGCCGGGCTGCCGGGCGCCCGGAGCGTCGTGGTGCCGGCAGGTCTGGAGCGGTCCTGGCTCTCCGCGCTCCCGGAGACCGTCGCGGTCCTCGAGGACTCCCGGGAGGAGCCGATGACGGCCCTCGAGCTCGACGAGGTGGACGCCGTCGTCACCGCGTCGCGCGTGTCCGTCGCGGACACCGGCACCATCGTTCTCGACGGCGAGCCCGACCAGGGCCGCCGGGCCGTGACCCTCGTGCCCGACGTCCACGTGTGCGTGGTGCGCCGCGACCAGGTCGTCGAGACCGTCCCCGAGGGCGTCGCCGTCCTCGCCGAGCACCCCGACCGTCCGCAGACCTGGATCTCCGGCCCGAGCGCCACGAGCGACATCGAGCTCTCCCGCGTCGAGGGCGTCCACGGCCCACGCACCCTGCACGTCGTCATCGCGGGCTGA
- a CDS encoding ATP-dependent Clp protease ATP-binding subunit — protein MFERFTDRARRVVVLAQEEARMLNHNYIGTEHILLGLIHEGEGVAAKALESLGISLDAVRSQVTEIIGEGQQAPSGHIPFTPRAKKVLELSLREALQLGHNYIGTEHILLGLIREGEGVAAQVLTKLGADLNRVRQQVIQLLSGYQGKEPVASGAPAEGTPAGSAVLDQFGRNLTQAAREGKLDPVIGRAKEIERVMQVLSRRTKNNPVLIGEPGVGKTAVVEGLAQDIVSGDVPETLKDKQLYTLDLGSLVAGSRYRGDFEERLKKVLKEIRTRGDIILFIDEIHTLVGAGAAEGAIDAASILKPMLARGELQTIGATTLDEYRKHIEKDAALERRFQPVQVAEPSLPHAIEILKGLRDRYEAHHRVSITDSALVAAATLADRYVNDRFLPDKAIDLVDEAGARLRIRRMTAPPELRELDEQIAEARRNKESAIDEQDFEKAAGLRDTEKQLTQQRADKEKAWKSGDLDTVAEVDEELIAEVLAMSTGIPVFKLTEEESSRLLKMEDELHKRVVGQDIAIKGLSQAIRRTRAGLKDPKRPGGSFIFAGPTGVGKTELAKALAEFLFGDEDALIQLDMSEFSEKHTVSRLFGSPPGYVGYDEGGQLTEKVRRKPFSVVLFDEVEKAHADIFNSLLQILEDGRLTDSQGRMVDFKNTVIIMTTNLGTRDIAKGVQTGFNAGGDTVTSYERMKAKVNEELKQHFRPEFLNRVDDTIVFPQLTQDEIVKIVDLMIAKLDGRLRDKDMGIELTPAAKILLSEKGYDPVLGARPLRRAIQREIEDVLSEKILFGDIKAGEMILVDAEGEGLLGEFSFRGVPKNLHKRDAVVVAAAAATGGSDGPVGLSDLPPTGGTSAAADPA, from the coding sequence ATGTTCGAGAGATTCACCGACCGAGCCCGTCGGGTGGTCGTCCTTGCCCAAGAAGAGGCACGGATGCTCAACCACAACTACATCGGTACCGAGCACATCCTGCTCGGCCTCATCCACGAGGGCGAGGGTGTCGCGGCGAAGGCCCTGGAGTCCCTCGGCATCTCCCTCGACGCCGTGCGGTCACAGGTCACCGAGATCATCGGCGAGGGCCAGCAGGCCCCCTCGGGCCACATCCCCTTCACGCCGCGCGCCAAGAAGGTGCTCGAGCTGTCCCTGCGCGAGGCCCTGCAGCTCGGCCACAACTACATCGGCACCGAGCACATCCTGCTCGGCCTCATCCGTGAGGGCGAGGGCGTCGCCGCCCAGGTCCTCACGAAGCTGGGCGCCGACCTCAACCGCGTGCGCCAGCAGGTCATCCAGCTGCTCTCGGGCTACCAGGGCAAGGAGCCCGTCGCCTCGGGCGCACCTGCCGAGGGCACCCCGGCCGGCTCCGCCGTGCTCGACCAGTTCGGCCGCAACCTCACGCAGGCTGCCCGCGAGGGCAAGCTCGACCCCGTGATCGGTCGCGCCAAGGAGATCGAGCGCGTCATGCAGGTTCTCAGCCGACGCACCAAGAACAACCCGGTGCTCATCGGTGAGCCTGGCGTCGGCAAGACGGCCGTCGTCGAGGGCCTCGCCCAGGACATCGTCTCCGGCGACGTCCCCGAGACGCTCAAGGACAAGCAGCTCTACACGCTCGACCTCGGCTCGCTGGTGGCCGGGTCCCGCTACCGCGGTGACTTCGAGGAGCGCCTGAAGAAGGTCCTCAAGGAGATCCGCACCCGCGGCGACATCATCCTGTTCATCGACGAGATCCACACCCTCGTGGGTGCGGGTGCCGCCGAGGGCGCCATCGACGCCGCGTCGATCCTCAAGCCGATGCTCGCCCGCGGGGAGCTCCAGACCATCGGAGCCACCACCCTCGACGAGTACCGCAAGCACATCGAGAAGGACGCCGCCCTCGAGCGCCGGTTCCAGCCGGTCCAGGTCGCCGAGCCGTCCCTCCCGCACGCGATCGAGATCCTCAAGGGTCTGCGCGACCGCTACGAGGCGCACCACCGCGTCTCCATCACGGACTCCGCGCTCGTGGCGGCGGCGACCCTCGCCGACCGTTACGTCAACGACCGCTTCCTCCCCGACAAGGCCATCGACCTCGTCGACGAGGCGGGCGCGCGTCTGCGCATCCGTCGCATGACCGCTCCGCCGGAGCTGCGCGAGCTCGACGAGCAGATCGCCGAGGCGCGCCGCAACAAGGAGTCGGCCATCGACGAGCAGGACTTCGAGAAGGCCGCCGGCCTGCGTGACACCGAGAAGCAGCTCACGCAGCAGCGCGCCGACAAGGAGAAGGCCTGGAAGTCCGGTGACCTCGACACGGTCGCCGAGGTGGACGAAGAGCTCATCGCCGAGGTGCTGGCCATGTCGACCGGCATCCCGGTCTTCAAGCTCACCGAGGAGGAGTCCTCGCGTCTGCTGAAGATGGAGGACGAGCTGCACAAGCGCGTCGTCGGTCAGGACATCGCCATCAAGGGCCTGTCGCAGGCGATCCGCCGTACGCGTGCTGGCCTCAAGGACCCGAAGCGTCCCGGTGGCTCGTTCATCTTCGCCGGTCCGACCGGTGTCGGTAAGACCGAGCTCGCCAAGGCGCTCGCCGAGTTCCTCTTCGGCGACGAGGACGCGCTCATCCAGCTCGACATGTCGGAGTTCTCGGAGAAGCACACCGTCTCGCGCCTCTTCGGCTCGCCTCCCGGCTACGTCGGCTACGACGAGGGTGGCCAGCTCACCGAGAAGGTGCGTCGCAAGCCGTTCTCCGTGGTCCTCTTCGACGAGGTCGAGAAGGCGCACGCGGACATCTTCAACTCGCTCCTGCAGATCCTCGAGGACGGTCGCCTGACCGACTCGCAGGGCCGCATGGTCGACTTCAAGAACACCGTGATCATCATGACCACCAACCTCGGTACCCGTGACATCGCCAAGGGCGTCCAGACCGGCTTCAACGCCGGCGGCGACACCGTGACGAGTTACGAGCGCATGAAGGCCAAGGTCAACGAGGAGCTCAAGCAGCACTTCCGCCCCGAGTTCCTCAACCGTGTCGACGACACCATCGTGTTCCCGCAGCTCACGCAGGACGAGATCGTCAAGATCGTCGACCTCATGATCGCGAAGCTCGACGGCCGTCTGCGCGACAAGGACATGGGCATCGAGCTCACGCCCGCCGCCAAGATCCTCCTCTCCGAGAAGGGGTACGACCCGGTCCTGGGTGCACGGCCGCTGCGCCGCGCCATCCAGCGCGAGATCGAGGACGTCCTGTCGGAGAAGATCCTCTTCGGCGACATCAAGGCCGGCGAGATGATCCTCGTCGACGCCGAGGGCGAGGGTCTGCTGGGCGAGTTCTCGTTCCGCGGGGTCCCCAAGAACCTGCACAAGCGTGACGCCGTCGTCGTGGCTGCCGCCGCAGCGACCGGCGGGTCCGACGGCCCGGTGGGCCTGAGCGACCTCCCGCCGACCGGTGGGACCTCAGCCGCGGCCGACCCCGCCTGA
- a CDS encoding LutB/LldF family L-lactate oxidation iron-sulfur protein, translating into MSTFLGLPTLRSRGTQTTDGPDAPGALAPAIAGDEVPHPDEPLRWGDTFPEAARKALGNTQLRRNLAHATSTIRAKRAAVVGEVPDWEALRTAGSDIKVDVMARLPELLEELERNVTARGGTVHWARDAAEANRIVADLVKATGETEVVKVKSMATQEIGLNEALAEEGIAAFETDLAELIVQLADDMPSHILVPAIHRNRSEIREIFLNRMESTPEGMTDAPRELAMAARAHLRRKFLSAKVAISGANFAVADTGTLAVVESEGNGRMCLTLPETLITVMGIEKLVPTYTDLEVFMQLLPRSSTGERMNPYTSLWTGVTPGDGPQDFHLVLLDNGRTKALSDDVGRAALKCIRCSACLNVCPVYERVGGHAYGSVYPGPIGAILTPQLTGSTGHSDPNSTLPFASTLCGACYEVCPVKIDIPSLLVHLRARTVEEDKAKHRPTAWGAAMKAASYVMSDADRFAKAEKGTAVLRLMGGKKGRISSLPYPGSLWTGARDLPVPPKETFRQWWARTHPDEDGTAPDSGAAPAGPASGTSSTTGGDDA; encoded by the coding sequence ATGAGCACCTTCCTCGGCCTGCCGACCCTGCGCTCTCGTGGCACCCAGACGACCGACGGGCCCGACGCCCCCGGGGCGCTCGCCCCCGCCATCGCCGGCGACGAGGTCCCGCACCCCGACGAGCCGCTGCGCTGGGGCGACACCTTCCCCGAGGCTGCCCGCAAGGCGCTCGGCAACACCCAGCTGCGCCGCAACCTCGCCCACGCCACGTCGACCATCCGGGCCAAGCGCGCCGCCGTCGTCGGCGAGGTCCCCGACTGGGAGGCGCTGCGCACCGCCGGGTCGGACATCAAGGTCGACGTCATGGCCCGCCTGCCCGAGCTCCTCGAGGAGCTCGAGCGCAACGTCACCGCGCGCGGCGGCACCGTCCACTGGGCGCGCGACGCCGCCGAGGCCAACCGCATCGTCGCCGACCTGGTCAAGGCCACCGGCGAGACCGAGGTGGTCAAGGTCAAGTCCATGGCGACGCAGGAGATCGGCCTCAACGAGGCCCTCGCCGAGGAGGGCATCGCCGCCTTCGAGACGGACCTCGCCGAGCTCATCGTCCAGCTGGCCGACGACATGCCGTCGCACATCCTCGTCCCGGCGATCCACCGCAACCGGTCGGAGATCCGGGAGATCTTCCTCAACCGCATGGAGTCCACGCCCGAGGGCATGACCGACGCCCCCCGCGAGCTCGCGATGGCGGCGCGCGCGCACCTGCGCCGCAAGTTCCTGTCCGCCAAGGTCGCGATCAGCGGCGCGAACTTCGCGGTCGCCGACACCGGGACGCTCGCCGTCGTCGAGTCCGAGGGCAACGGCCGCATGTGCCTGACGCTCCCCGAGACCCTCATCACCGTCATGGGGATCGAGAAGCTCGTGCCGACGTACACCGACCTCGAGGTGTTCATGCAGCTGCTCCCCCGGTCGTCGACCGGCGAGCGCATGAACCCGTACACGAGCCTGTGGACCGGGGTCACGCCCGGCGACGGCCCGCAGGACTTCCACCTCGTGCTCCTCGACAACGGGCGCACCAAGGCACTCTCCGACGACGTCGGGCGGGCCGCCCTCAAGTGCATCCGCTGCTCCGCGTGCCTCAACGTGTGCCCCGTGTACGAGCGCGTCGGCGGGCACGCCTACGGCTCCGTGTACCCCGGGCCCATCGGCGCGATCCTCACCCCGCAGCTCACCGGCTCGACCGGGCACTCCGACCCGAACAGCACACTGCCCTTCGCGTCGACGCTCTGCGGCGCCTGCTACGAGGTGTGCCCGGTGAAGATCGACATCCCGTCGCTGCTGGTCCACCTGCGCGCGCGCACCGTCGAGGAGGACAAGGCCAAGCACCGCCCGACCGCGTGGGGCGCGGCCATGAAGGCCGCCTCGTACGTCATGTCCGACGCCGACCGCTTCGCGAAGGCCGAGAAGGGCACCGCGGTGCTGCGCCTCATGGGTGGGAAGAAGGGCCGCATCTCGTCGCTGCCCTACCCGGGGTCGCTGTGGACGGGGGCACGCGACCTGCCGGTCCCGCCCAAGGAGACCTTCCGCCAGTGGTGGGCGCGGACGCACCCCGACGAGGACGGGACGGCGCCGGACAGCGGGGCCGCGCCTGCGGGGCCCGCCAGCGGGACGAGCAGCACGACCGGAGGCGACGACGCATGA
- a CDS encoding ATP-binding cassette domain-containing protein has translation MSTQKSVLTATNLSAGYGGTPVIRDVSLTLTGGGAPIGVIGQSGVGKTTLIHALVGVLKPSGGRVTFNGRTVNKLALGAKKNFGVSVRRVQQNGFTGLDSRLTVRKALEAELAKARKAGRATGGTVEDALATVLLENRYESRTIGTLSGGEKQRLALASALATRPDVLILDEPTTALDHTLRLELGRRISEIVAEQKIGLLLVSHDLEMIARICSTVHVLSDGTFVETGTPEQLFNNPHHPVTREIAIAMPKASGMPEELRSGR, from the coding sequence ATGAGCACTCAGAAGAGCGTCCTGACCGCGACGAACCTCTCGGCCGGGTACGGCGGCACGCCCGTCATCCGCGACGTCAGCCTCACGCTGACCGGGGGCGGCGCGCCGATCGGTGTCATCGGCCAGTCCGGGGTCGGCAAGACGACGCTCATCCACGCCCTCGTCGGCGTCCTCAAGCCGAGCGGCGGACGCGTGACCTTCAACGGCCGCACCGTCAACAAGCTCGCCCTCGGCGCCAAGAAGAACTTCGGGGTGTCGGTCCGCCGCGTCCAGCAGAACGGCTTCACCGGCCTGGACTCGCGCCTCACCGTCCGCAAGGCCCTCGAGGCCGAGCTCGCCAAGGCCCGCAAGGCCGGCCGCGCGACCGGCGGGACGGTCGAGGACGCCCTCGCGACCGTCCTGCTCGAGAACCGCTACGAGTCGCGCACCATCGGGACCCTGTCGGGCGGCGAGAAGCAGCGCCTCGCGCTCGCCTCGGCCCTCGCCACGCGCCCGGACGTCCTCATCCTCGACGAGCCGACCACCGCCCTCGACCACACGCTGCGGCTCGAGCTCGGCCGACGCATCTCCGAGATCGTCGCCGAGCAGAAGATCGGCCTGCTGCTCGTGTCCCACGACCTCGAGATGATCGCGCGCATCTGCTCGACCGTGCACGTCCTCTCCGACGGGACCTTCGTCGAGACCGGGACGCCCGAGCAGCTGTTCAACAACCCGCACCACCCCGTGACCCGCGAGATCGCGATCGCGATGCCCAAGGCGTCGGGCATGCCCGAAGAGCTCCGCAGCGGTCGCTGA